A single region of the bacterium genome encodes:
- a CDS encoding lysoplasmalogenase — MTFFILLTLVALAALLMAEYAGSRRGVWIAKPLASTGFLAVAIAAGALDGSAEGGGPDGRYGLLVLLGLVLSWWGDVFLIPDDRPRIFQAGIASFLLGHVAYVVAFASLGLQPLAAVVTTLILIAPVLKILRWLRPHLPPDMTIPVYAYIVVITCMIICAVGAVANVGRPMILLGALMFYVSDLAVARDRFVATGFDNRIWGLPLYY, encoded by the coding sequence ATGACGTTTTTCATCCTCCTCACCCTCGTAGCCCTTGCAGCGCTTTTGATGGCCGAGTACGCCGGTAGCCGCAGAGGCGTCTGGATTGCAAAGCCGCTCGCGTCCACCGGGTTCCTGGCGGTCGCCATAGCAGCCGGAGCTCTGGACGGTTCAGCGGAGGGTGGCGGACCCGACGGCCGCTACGGTTTGCTCGTGCTACTGGGACTGGTGCTCTCCTGGTGGGGAGATGTCTTCCTGATTCCCGACGACCGTCCTCGCATCTTCCAGGCCGGTATCGCGAGTTTTCTGCTCGGGCACGTCGCCTACGTGGTGGCCTTCGCGAGTCTAGGCCTGCAGCCGTTGGCCGCCGTGGTGACTACCCTGATCTTGATCGCCCCGGTGCTGAAGATCCTGCGCTGGCTGCGCCCTCACCTTCCACCTGATATGACGATTCCCGTCTACGCCTACATCGTCGTCATCACCTGCATGATCATCTGCGCAGTGGGAGCGGTCGCGAACGTGGGCAGGCCCATGATTCTGTTAGGCGCACTGATGTTCTACGTCTCCGACCTGGCCGTGGCGCGCGATCGCTTCGTGGCCACGGGATTCGACAACCGCATCTGGGGGCTGCCGCTCTACTAC